Genomic window (Carassius carassius chromosome 36, fCarCar2.1, whole genome shotgun sequence):
ttaaatcagtcagtatgtttgaaagtaatttttttttgattattggtgactccataggctctctctcgcgcacctgcgcggtttaaaacaccaaatagttatgctatgacaagaacaaagagtctctctcttgctccacccatgctcggtaatattgtgtatcgtcgatctcacgggctgacgatatgacggtttgaaaaatgaccatatcgcccaacactaatgcAGTTCATAAATCTTACCTGTGTGATTCCAGTAAGTTTAACACAAAACTCTGATAGCTGTGGGTTCACCACTGGCTTCACATACTCCTGAAATGAGTCTACCTGTGATGACAGgaatgaaattacaaacaaaatacaaataaaaaaaattatgaaaaaagtgtTAGATGTAAGGGTTAAAATCAGTTCATGGGCTTAACAATCACTGGGGCTTTGCTCAAATCCATAATGATTCATTTTTggcacaaattaaaatctttcttTTCCACAACTAGCAGATCAATGCAAAAACAGTTAACTCTAAATGTTTGCCTGGCAAGAATAAAGCACACATGTTCCAGACTGTTCCCTCACCAACTCACAATCTCCAAGGTGTGCATGTCGATCAGCACCATGGGAAACTCAATGATTTCATGCAGGTAGTCAGGTGGGTTATTCTCTTCACACGTTGCTTCAAAATCCACCACACAGATGTAGTCAAAATATgtatcagtgctcccatttgcaGCAGCTGAATGCATCAGTTTTTGCTTTTTATAGTAACTTTTTAGGCGCTTCCTCAGGACATCCTTAACTCCCCTGAAAAGAAACAAACTGTATGTGTGAATCTGGAGTAAATGGCAAGTAAGaccaatgtaaataaataaatacaataaaagctCTCAGTACCGCGTGTCAAGCTTCAGCTCAGCACATTTTGCACGCAGCTCATCTCTATTCATTCGGTTGATGGTGCCATTTTCCACTGCGATCTCTTTATACACCGGATCACTGAAATCTCCTTGTTTCGGGGATGAAGGCTTCTGCTTCTCATTTTTTTCACATGAAGTCTTAATGTAAAACAGggaaataaaacattgtttagTGTTAGTGTTGTTTTATCCTTATGTGTTTATGCATTTGTTTCAGATTTggatcacttgttcaccaatggaccttctgcagtgaatgagtgccatcagaatgaagtTCAAACATTTGATACaaacttcacaataatccacacaactccagtccatcaattaatgcctTGTGAAGTAATATGCTTCAAGTTTCTAGtgaataaattaatcatttttttcagtgaaaaaaaaaaaagtgtaatccttctgaatcaggagagaaatatactgtacacaaatcaagcaccgtttacaactGAAAACATTCCAAGAATAGAGTTAACAAATATCAGTgggctttttcactggaggaagcaatacAATGGACTGTGAAGCGATGATATAAagtcaaaaacatcttaatgatggatttgtttacatCAAacaacagcttttcacttcacaagacattaaataATGGACTTGAGCTGTGTGGATTAGTATTTAAATTGCAGTTTgcactcttattctgatggcacccattcactgcagaggattcactaGTGAGCAACAAGAAACAAACTTGCTTATATTTTAAACGAACAGAGGGTTAAAAATGTAAGAACATTTATATTTGAGATGAATCACTCTAAAACAGTTAAATATaactaaaaaaatacatatttctacTAAATAGGAGTCAAAACAACACCTAACATAAGCTGACACCCTGCGAAGTATTACAGCAATCATACATGGGAGAAATCTTACATGACTCCGCTTGTTAAAATCACAACATGGTCACTGTTTTTTGATAACGAGACTTGTAACTAATTTACCATAATAAGTAACTTATGTTATTTGACCTGTAATATAAATGATGGTGATTTAAAGTCTCACAAAACGTGAATAGGAACGCATTATTTAGCCAGAGCTAACGGTATAACATTAATCTGGCAATGTTACTGACCGTGTGTTAAGACACTCACATTAGCGCAGCATTCCTCCTCTTCATCTTTCTCAGACGTCGAAGTCTTATTTACAGACTGACCGGTCTTCTTCTGGGACTCCATCGGTTTTGATTATTTAGTTAATTTCATAAACACTCACGTGAACGTTAGATCTGGTTTGGCGCGTCCACGCTCGGTGTCTCTTATTTAATCCGCCCCGGGCGAATTATTACAATCCTAATGATTGTCTATATTTCTCAAGTTCCTTTTTTGTACATTGTACTTATAATTATCCCCTATTTGCAAAGAATTAAACTTTTGGTTAGCTGCTGTTATTTAAACGTAAACCAAATAACAGACGCGGTCCCTGACGCTTCAACGTACACAGGAAGTCGTCATTGAAAGGTCGAACAATTGTAGAATAAAAGCCCCatcgaatttatttattttttacttagcTTCGTTACAAGTGTATTCGtggttatattatttatttactcgtTCTAACATACATATTAAAGCCCCCTTCAGAAAATTCCAAAACAAATATCCTCTCAAAGTGTGTAATTTGTGTGTAACATTCTTCTGAGCATAATCAATCTGCACAGACAACTATACACCAAGTAACACTtgcaatattatataaaaaaaaacgttcTCCATGATGTTGCTATTTACGTAATTATCTGTAAATGAGGACAAGTCAAATAATTATCTTTTGCTCCAATACTTTATTTGAAGTTTTCAATGACAACGAACATTTAAAACATTGCATTAAAATGCAGAAAATGAACACACCTAAtaccattttttttaacaatgt
Coding sequences:
- the eri1 gene encoding 3'-5' exoribonuclease 1; this translates as MESQKKTGQSVNKTSTSEKDEEEECCANTSCEKNEKQKPSSPKQGDFSDPVYKEIAVENGTINRMNRDELRAKCAELKLDTRGVKDVLRKRLKSYYKKQKLMHSAAANGSTDTYFDYICVVDFEATCEENNPPDYLHEIIEFPMVLIDMHTLEIVDSFQEYVKPVVNPQLSEFCVKLTGITQKMVDEAETFHQVLKRAVSWLQEKELGTKYKYTFLTDGSWDMGKFLHTQCKLSCIRYPQFARKWINIRKSYGNFYKVPRTQTKLICMLENLGMQYDGRPHCGLDDSRNIARIAIYMLKDGCQLRVNECLHSGEPRSVPISAPIEGAPAPQTPQKRD